The following coding sequences lie in one Arachis ipaensis cultivar K30076 chromosome B05, Araip1.1, whole genome shotgun sequence genomic window:
- the LOC107640799 gene encoding uncharacterized protein LOC107640799 — protein MDLVDQLHETLCPVKLAYDMQDRIVSKFDKEGIFSTNSFVQVMHSETTPEDITSYSFTRTIWQGLVPPRVELFIWFALIGKVNSKERLHRLGVISHGDDMCVLCKTEVEHVYHLFPGCKFTWQVWCGWLSDFRRLLSVPDSLKEHFETWTDIVNRKEDRNKRLICFFAVIWNVWLERNRLIFSNKEAGVEEVFQNSLTSYREWSSSDPFGG, from the coding sequence ATGGATTTAGTGGATCAATTGCATGAGACTTTATGTCCTGTAAAGTTAGCATATGATATGCAAGATAGAATTGTCTCGAAGTTTGACAAAGAAGGCATTTTTTCAACAAACTCTTTTGTGCAGGTGATGCATTCAGAAACAACCCCGGAAGATATTACCAGCTATAGCTTTACAAGAACCATATGGCAAGGTTTGGTTCCACCACGAGTAGAGTTATTTATTTGGTTTGCGTTAATAGGAAAAGTTAATAGTAAAGAAAGACTGCATAGGCTGGGTGTTATTAGCCATGGTGATGACATGTGCGTATTGTGTAAGACAGAGGTTGAACATGTTTACCACTTGTTCCCTGGTTGTAagtttacttggcaggtgtggtgtggaTGGCTATCCGACTTTAGGAGGCTCTTGTCTGTTCCGGACTCGCTGAAAGAACACTTTGAGACTTGGACAGATATTGTAAACAGGAAAGAGGACCGCAACAAGAGGCTCATTTGCTTCTTTGCCGTTATTTGGAATGTTTGGTTAGAGAGAAACAGATTGATCTTTAGTAACAAGGAAGCAGGTGTAGAGGAGGTGTTCCAGAATTCTTTGACCAGCTATAGAGAGTGGAGTAGTTCGGATCCCTTTGGTGGTTGA